In the genome of Acidobacteriota bacterium, one region contains:
- a CDS encoding PBP1A family penicillin-binding protein: MRLLLTPPFQPRVKWALVGIGAVGLVAVSVLGYLWYSYGHQIDARLAGEQRPVPRIFGRPLELSPGQSLSQAQLVQRLNDLGYAQRAKAAAPGEFEVAAASVVIAPLAPETTSSRLLRADFGRATSPVLSRLSIVGGRAVDRVTLDAPLIAALAPGERRRYVPLASIPRHMIDAVLAIEDHRFYDHPGVDPIGALGAVWTNLRGNRPYLVGGSTITQQVIKNTLLTPAKTYRRKLQEQFMALVLESRFTKDQILELYLNDVVLGQRGPFEIRGVSEAARVFFAKDIRNVTLAEAATIAGIIQSPSRLSPSRNPDRARERRNVVLQQMQEFGVATEAEVERARKEPLVVWNRGFENEAPYFVDYVSKLVDEKYAGLLKKDAAVDVYTTLDLQLQRIAQEAVGAGLTQVDKMLAGRKRQGKAQAALVAVDPRTGEILAFVGGRSYTESQYNRVVAARRQPGSIFKPFVYLAAFEHAAAEGRSDVTPATVVVDEPTTFKDGDNEYTPGNFQGEYDGPTTLRHALAHSRNIVAIKVAEAAGYDQVANLWNRTKVGGDAKPYPSIALGVFEATPLEMAEAYTLFTNGGQVRPLRAVSRILENGSTRRIPPAAAREVARPDTTYLVVNMMRSVLNEGTGAGARSAGFTADAAGKTGTTNDLRDAWFIGFTPELLTAVWVGFDNNQPIGLGGAQAALPIWTAFMKRALAGREGPAFDVPPGVEFVSVDASTGQLATPACPKVIQEAFLAGTAPTKSCELHGEHGIAGFFSRLGALFGR; encoded by the coding sequence GTGCGCCTGCTCCTCACGCCGCCCTTCCAGCCTCGGGTGAAATGGGCGCTCGTCGGGATTGGCGCGGTCGGCCTCGTCGCCGTCTCCGTGCTTGGCTATCTCTGGTACTCGTACGGCCACCAGATCGACGCCAGGCTCGCCGGCGAGCAACGGCCCGTCCCGCGCATCTTCGGGCGGCCGCTCGAGCTCAGTCCTGGGCAGAGCCTGTCGCAGGCCCAGCTCGTCCAGCGGCTGAACGACCTCGGCTACGCGCAGCGCGCCAAGGCCGCCGCGCCGGGCGAGTTCGAGGTCGCGGCGGCGTCCGTCGTCATCGCTCCGCTCGCGCCCGAGACGACGAGCTCCCGGCTGCTGCGTGCGGACTTCGGGCGGGCGACGTCGCCGGTCCTGTCGCGTCTGTCGATCGTCGGCGGGCGGGCGGTCGATCGCGTGACGCTGGACGCGCCGCTCATCGCGGCCCTCGCGCCAGGTGAGCGCCGGCGCTACGTGCCGCTCGCCAGCATCCCGCGCCACATGATCGACGCCGTGCTGGCGATCGAGGATCACCGGTTCTACGACCATCCGGGCGTCGATCCGATCGGCGCGCTCGGCGCGGTGTGGACGAACCTTCGGGGCAACCGGCCGTATCTGGTCGGCGGCAGCACGATCACGCAGCAGGTCATCAAGAACACGCTGCTCACGCCCGCCAAGACGTACCGCCGGAAGCTGCAAGAGCAGTTCATGGCGCTCGTCCTCGAGTCGCGCTTCACCAAGGACCAGATTCTCGAGCTGTACCTCAACGACGTCGTCCTCGGCCAGCGTGGGCCGTTCGAGATTCGCGGCGTGTCCGAGGCCGCCCGCGTCTTCTTCGCGAAGGACATCCGGAACGTCACGCTGGCCGAGGCGGCGACCATCGCCGGGATCATCCAGTCGCCGAGCCGGCTGTCGCCGTCGCGCAACCCCGATCGCGCCCGCGAGCGGCGCAACGTCGTGCTCCAGCAGATGCAGGAGTTCGGCGTGGCGACCGAGGCGGAAGTCGAGCGGGCGCGCAAGGAGCCGCTCGTCGTCTGGAACCGCGGCTTCGAGAACGAAGCGCCCTACTTCGTGGACTACGTGAGCAAGCTCGTCGACGAGAAGTACGCCGGGCTGCTCAAGAAGGACGCCGCGGTGGACGTGTACACGACGCTCGACCTGCAGTTGCAGCGCATCGCGCAGGAAGCCGTCGGCGCCGGCCTGACGCAGGTGGACAAGATGCTCGCCGGCCGCAAGCGGCAAGGCAAGGCGCAAGCCGCTCTCGTGGCCGTCGACCCGCGCACCGGCGAGATCCTCGCCTTCGTCGGCGGCCGGTCCTACACCGAGTCGCAGTACAACCGCGTCGTCGCGGCGCGCCGCCAGCCGGGCTCGATCTTCAAGCCGTTCGTCTACCTCGCGGCATTCGAACATGCCGCGGCGGAGGGGCGCAGCGACGTGACGCCTGCAACCGTCGTGGTGGACGAGCCGACGACGTTCAAGGACGGCGACAACGAGTACACGCCCGGCAACTTCCAGGGCGAGTACGACGGGCCGACCACGCTGCGGCATGCGCTCGCGCACTCGCGGAACATCGTGGCGATCAAGGTCGCCGAGGCCGCCGGCTACGATCAGGTGGCGAACCTCTGGAACCGGACGAAGGTCGGCGGCGACGCGAAGCCCTATCCGTCGATTGCGCTCGGCGTGTTCGAGGCCACGCCGCTCGAGATGGCCGAGGCCTACACGCTCTTCACGAACGGCGGACAGGTGCGGCCGCTCCGCGCCGTGAGCCGGATCCTCGAGAACGGCAGCACTCGGCGGATTCCGCCGGCGGCGGCGCGCGAGGTCGCGCGGCCGGACACGACCTACCTCGTCGTGAACATGATGCGCAGCGTCCTCAACGAGGGCACGGGCGCTGGCGCGCGCAGCGCCGGCTTCACGGCCGACGCGGCGGGCAAGACCGGCACGACCAACGATCTGCGCGATGCGTGGTTCATCGGCTTCACGCCGGAGCTGCTCACGGCGGTCTGGGTGGGGTTCGACAACAACCAACCGATCGGCCTCGGCGGCGCGCAGGCCGCGCTGCCGATCTGGACCGCGTTCATGAAACGGGCCCTCGCCGGCCGCGAGGGGCCGGCGTTCGACGTCCCGCCGGGGGTCGAGTTCGTCTCGGTCGACGCCAGCACCGGCCAGCTCGCCACCCCCGCATGTCCCAAGGTCATCCAGGAAGCCTTCCTTGCCGGCACCGCGCCCACCAAGAGCTGCGAGCTGCACGGCGAGCACGGGATCGCGGGCTTCTTCTCCCGCCTCGGCGCGCTCTTCGGCCGCTGA
- the hrcA gene encoding heat-inducible transcription repressor HrcA, translating into MTTRQFRILATLVNAYVEDGEPVSSGWVAEHCALGLSPATVRSILAGLEEQGLVRQPHTSAGRIPTDLGYRLYVDSLLESRRRARPASDVEARLRRSGTVSDLLETASQELSRASHQIGFALAPANAGARLQHLDFVPLDGTRVLVIIVAVGGVITQKVIDTEERYSSTTLSQAANYVNSEFAGRTLHEVREAILQRLREERQLYDELVRRALTLARSGLDQVEPPELLYVQGASYLVDGLAGDGEDRQRTLETLRLLLHMIEEKHQLVDLLTRSIDAGGITVVIGSEHRSPDLRPFSLVASTFQDGDRLGTVGVIGPTRMRYQRAISVVDVISRAVERVLEGP; encoded by the coding sequence ATGACCACGCGGCAGTTTCGGATTCTCGCGACGCTCGTGAACGCCTACGTCGAGGACGGCGAGCCCGTGTCGTCGGGGTGGGTCGCCGAACATTGTGCGTTGGGCCTGTCGCCCGCCACGGTCCGCAGCATCCTCGCCGGTCTCGAAGAGCAGGGGCTCGTCCGGCAGCCTCACACCTCCGCCGGACGCATTCCGACCGATCTCGGGTATCGCCTGTACGTGGACTCGCTGCTCGAGTCGCGGCGCCGCGCGCGGCCGGCCAGCGACGTCGAAGCCAGGCTGCGGCGCTCAGGAACCGTCAGCGACCTGCTCGAGACCGCCTCGCAGGAGCTGTCGCGCGCCTCGCATCAGATCGGTTTCGCGCTGGCGCCGGCCAACGCCGGCGCGCGGCTCCAGCATCTCGACTTCGTGCCGCTCGACGGCACGCGCGTGCTCGTGATCATCGTGGCGGTCGGCGGCGTCATCACCCAGAAAGTCATCGACACCGAGGAGCGATATTCGTCGACGACGCTCTCGCAGGCAGCCAACTACGTCAACAGCGAGTTCGCCGGCCGCACCCTGCACGAAGTGCGGGAAGCGATCCTGCAGCGCCTGCGCGAAGAGCGGCAGCTCTACGACGAGCTCGTCCGCCGGGCGCTGACGCTCGCGCGGTCTGGCCTCGACCAGGTGGAACCGCCCGAGCTGCTGTACGTGCAGGGCGCCTCCTACCTCGTGGACGGCCTGGCGGGCGATGGCGAGGATCGCCAGCGGACGCTCGAGACGCTGCGGCTCTTGCTGCACATGATCGAGGAGAAACACCAGCTCGTCGATCTCTTGACGCGATCGATCGACGCGGGCGGCATCACGGTCGTGATCGGATCCGAGCACCGCTCACCCGATCTGCGGCCGTTCAGCCTCGTCGCGTCCACGTTCCAGGACGGCGATCGCCTCGGGACCGTCGGCGTCATCGGGCCGACGCGCATGCGCTATCAACGCGCGATCTCGGTGGTCGACGTCATTTCCCGGGCTGTCGAGCGTGTGCTCGAAGGCCCCTAG
- the dnaJ gene encoding molecular chaperone DnaJ, with translation MARSARERAGRRPARRRSHGGSPARLPDGIAPPPAGDGEGGESVSRRDYYEILGVARDASEQEIKSAYRKLALKNHPDRNPGDKQAEERFKEAAEAYAVLGDREKRARYDQFGHAGVSGSGPQGPGFNPDIFADFSDILGDFFGFGAGGRRAGPARGADLRFDLEISFEESFSGTETTIQIPRDEPCDQCHGTRAAKGTTPETCPHCRGTGQLRFQQGFLVVARPCAACGATGQIVKQPCPGCRGTGQIARERRVTVRIPAGIDDGQRLRLHGEGEHGALGGPTGDLYVVVHVRPHAVFRRDGDDLYVEVPVPYPTMALGGSFKVDGPAGPLTVDIPAGTPSGAMISFRGKGMPSVTGRGKGTFHVRAVVEVPRRLTKEQKKLVDQLGQTMTVEQIAATPPGGDTEKPFFEKVKDLFG, from the coding sequence ATGGCACGAAGCGCTCGCGAGCGAGCCGGCCGGCGGCCGGCCCGACGGCGAAGTCACGGCGGAAGTCCGGCGCGGCTACCGGATGGGATCGCGCCTCCTCCGGCCGGCGATGGTGAAGGTGGCGAAAGCGTGAGCCGGCGCGACTACTACGAAATCCTCGGGGTCGCACGGGACGCGTCGGAGCAGGAGATCAAGAGCGCCTACCGGAAGCTGGCGCTCAAGAACCATCCCGACCGCAACCCCGGCGACAAGCAGGCCGAGGAGCGATTCAAGGAAGCGGCCGAAGCGTACGCCGTCCTGGGCGACCGGGAGAAGCGCGCGCGCTACGACCAGTTCGGCCACGCCGGCGTGTCCGGTTCCGGCCCTCAGGGCCCGGGGTTCAATCCCGACATCTTCGCGGACTTCTCCGACATCCTCGGCGACTTCTTCGGGTTCGGCGCGGGCGGGCGGCGGGCGGGTCCGGCTCGCGGCGCCGATTTGCGCTTCGATCTCGAGATCTCGTTCGAGGAGTCGTTCAGCGGAACCGAGACGACGATTCAGATTCCGCGCGACGAGCCGTGCGATCAGTGCCACGGCACGCGTGCGGCGAAGGGTACGACGCCCGAAACCTGTCCGCACTGCCGCGGCACCGGCCAGCTCCGCTTCCAGCAGGGGTTTCTCGTCGTCGCCCGGCCGTGCGCGGCCTGCGGCGCGACCGGACAGATCGTCAAGCAACCGTGCCCGGGATGCCGCGGCACCGGGCAGATCGCTCGCGAGCGCCGCGTGACGGTGCGGATTCCGGCCGGCATCGACGATGGCCAGCGGTTGCGCCTGCACGGCGAGGGCGAACACGGCGCGCTCGGCGGTCCGACCGGCGACCTCTACGTCGTCGTGCACGTGCGGCCGCACGCGGTGTTCAGGCGTGACGGCGATGACCTCTACGTCGAGGTCCCCGTGCCCTATCCGACCATGGCGCTCGGCGGATCGTTCAAGGTGGACGGTCCGGCCGGGCCGCTGACCGTCGACATCCCGGCCGGCACGCCGAGCGGCGCGATGATCAGCTTCCGCGGCAAGGGCATGCCGAGCGTGACCGGCCGCGGCAAGGGCACGTTCCACGTCCGCGCGGTGGTCGAGGTTCCGAGGCGGCTCACCAAAGAGCAGAAGAAGCTCGTCGATCAACTCGGCCAGACGATGACGGTCGAGCAGATCGCCGCGACGCCGCCAGGCGGCGACACCGAGAAACCGTTCTTCGAGAAGGTCAAGGATCTCTTCGGGTGA
- a CDS encoding 50S ribosomal protein L11 methyltransferase — translation MSRDHPALEVRWPAHPDPEIVECLLADVDEAMPTAIEELTDGIRLFFAEPSHRDRAAALVADAHPALTCGVVTVNDEDWAARSQSALGAVQVGSLVVAPPWAREAAERDRDDRIVIVIQPSMGFGTGHHASTRLVLALLQRMTLAGRAMLDVGTGSGVLAIAGWKCGARPVTGIDYDDDALTSARENLALNDAEAIQLERVDLATAHDLDAFDVVTANLTGAMIQRHAPRLARWLTPGGTLLASGFQADEEMQVSAGLARAGLAVVHRAEEEGWVAVEAVRAAAPAIL, via the coding sequence GTGAGCCGGGATCATCCCGCCTTGGAGGTGCGCTGGCCGGCGCATCCCGATCCGGAGATCGTGGAGTGCCTGCTCGCCGACGTCGACGAAGCGATGCCGACGGCGATCGAAGAGCTGACCGACGGCATCCGCCTCTTCTTCGCGGAGCCGTCGCACCGCGATCGCGCCGCGGCGCTCGTCGCCGACGCGCACCCGGCGCTGACCTGCGGCGTCGTGACGGTCAACGACGAGGACTGGGCGGCGCGCAGCCAGTCGGCGCTCGGCGCCGTCCAGGTCGGCAGTCTCGTCGTCGCGCCGCCGTGGGCGCGTGAAGCGGCGGAACGCGACCGCGACGATCGGATCGTGATCGTCATCCAGCCCTCGATGGGATTCGGCACCGGCCACCACGCATCGACCCGCCTCGTCCTCGCGCTGTTGCAGCGGATGACCCTCGCCGGAAGGGCCATGCTCGACGTCGGTACCGGCTCCGGGGTCCTGGCGATCGCCGGATGGAAGTGCGGCGCTCGGCCCGTTACGGGGATCGATTACGACGACGATGCGTTGACGTCGGCGCGGGAGAACCTCGCGCTCAACGATGCGGAGGCGATCCAGCTCGAACGCGTCGACCTCGCGACCGCACACGATCTCGACGCCTTCGACGTCGTCACCGCCAACCTGACCGGCGCGATGATCCAACGACACGCGCCCCGGCTCGCGCGCTGGCTCACCCCGGGCGGCACGCTCCTCGCGAGCGGATTCCAGGCCGACGAGGAGATGCAGGTCTCGGCCGGCCTCGCCCGGGCGGGCCTGGCCGTCGTTCATCGCGCGGAGGAAGAGGGCTGGGTGGCCGTCGAGGCCGTGCGCGCTGCAGCGCCGGCGATTCTCTGA
- a CDS encoding 16S rRNA (uracil(1498)-N(3))-methyltransferase gives MIRLYVPEAAPPIVSLPAGEAHHVTRVLRLQPGDPVLVFDGRGREWAGHLASVARGGASVALEAERAAVAEPPVTVTLGSGLLKGDRMDAVVRDATALGVSAIVPVVSSHVALPPRAREQRSVERWQRVAIAAAKQCGRAVVPSIEPPVELAALVRRTVADARRVICCVEPARGGGAPLATTDRPSSALLLTGPEGGWSEEEVEQCRGVGATLLDLGPRTLRAELAPTVALSLLWSAWGWR, from the coding sequence ATGATTCGCCTGTACGTGCCGGAGGCCGCGCCGCCGATCGTGTCGTTGCCGGCGGGCGAGGCGCATCACGTGACGCGCGTGCTGCGGCTGCAGCCCGGTGATCCCGTGCTGGTCTTCGACGGACGAGGACGCGAGTGGGCCGGCCATCTCGCGTCGGTCGCGCGGGGCGGCGCGAGCGTGGCCCTCGAGGCCGAGCGTGCCGCGGTGGCCGAGCCGCCGGTCACGGTGACGCTTGGCAGCGGCCTGCTCAAGGGCGATCGGATGGACGCCGTCGTCCGCGATGCGACGGCGCTCGGCGTGTCGGCGATCGTGCCGGTGGTCTCGTCGCACGTGGCGCTGCCGCCCCGCGCCCGCGAGCAGCGGTCGGTGGAGCGCTGGCAGCGTGTCGCCATCGCCGCTGCGAAGCAGTGTGGGCGCGCCGTCGTGCCGTCGATCGAACCGCCCGTCGAACTGGCCGCGCTCGTCAGACGCACCGTGGCAGACGCGCGCAGGGTGATCTGCTGCGTCGAACCGGCGCGCGGCGGCGGCGCGCCGCTCGCGACGACGGATCGTCCGTCGAGCGCGCTCCTGCTCACCGGCCCTGAAGGCGGATGGTCCGAAGAGGAAGTGGAGCAGTGCCGCGGCGTCGGCGCGACGCTGCTCGATCTCGGACCGCGCACGCTCCGAGCCGAGCTCGCGCCCACGGTCGCGCTCAGCCTGCTGTGGTCTGCGTGGGGTTGGCGCTGA
- a CDS encoding serine/threonine protein kinase, which translates to MFRGQSLGKYRLIEPLGSGGFGTVYLAEDTWIDKRVAIKVPHKQNLDFGELLREPRLLASLSHPNIVSVTTAEKQEGVFFIVMEYVPGETLETMILEQGALELGTALDYTCQILNAVEHAHAQGVIHRDLRPANVFVTERGLLKVGDFGTSRFLEIAAHGTTVIGSPPYMAPEQFEGRAVFASDLYSLGVTMYQMLTGVLPYDTPAPGDLEKLRRGELVSRPRTIVPSIPQAIEDIVMRALEGAVSQRYQRAEELLHDILAARRDVSRPTPRQTPVAAGGRVAAPRPVMARPVTPRHRTRELAVGRFCWQCRKPLPVRGGRCPFCGETQ; encoded by the coding sequence ATGTTCCGCGGGCAGTCGCTCGGCAAGTACCGACTGATCGAGCCGCTCGGCAGCGGCGGCTTCGGCACCGTCTATCTCGCGGAAGACACCTGGATCGACAAACGCGTCGCCATCAAGGTGCCGCACAAGCAGAACCTGGACTTCGGCGAGCTGCTGCGCGAGCCGCGCCTGCTCGCCTCGCTCAGCCATCCCAACATCGTGAGCGTCACGACGGCCGAGAAGCAGGAGGGCGTGTTCTTCATCGTCATGGAGTACGTCCCCGGCGAGACGCTGGAGACGATGATCCTCGAGCAGGGCGCGCTCGAACTGGGCACGGCGCTCGACTACACGTGCCAGATCCTCAACGCCGTCGAGCACGCGCATGCCCAGGGGGTGATCCATCGCGATCTCCGCCCTGCGAACGTGTTCGTGACCGAGCGCGGGCTCCTGAAGGTCGGCGACTTCGGCACGTCGCGGTTCCTCGAGATCGCCGCGCACGGGACGACCGTGATCGGCAGCCCGCCGTACATGGCGCCCGAGCAGTTCGAGGGACGGGCCGTGTTCGCCTCCGACCTCTACTCGCTCGGCGTGACGATGTATCAGATGCTGACGGGCGTGCTGCCGTACGACACGCCCGCGCCGGGCGATCTCGAGAAGCTGCGCCGGGGCGAGCTCGTCAGCCGGCCGCGCACGATCGTGCCCTCGATTCCGCAGGCGATCGAAGACATCGTCATGCGCGCGCTCGAGGGGGCCGTGTCCCAGCGCTACCAGCGCGCGGAGGAACTGCTCCACGACATCCTCGCCGCGCGGCGCGACGTCAGCCGTCCGACCCCTCGACAGACGCCGGTCGCCGCCGGTGGCAGGGTCGCTGCGCCGCGGCCGGTGATGGCGCGCCCCGTCACACCGCGCCACCGTACGCGTGAGCTGGCGGTCGGCCGCTTCTGCTGGCAGTGCCGCAAGCCGCTGCCGGTGCGCGGCGGCCGCTGCCCGTTCTGCGGGGAAACGCAGTAA
- a CDS encoding branched-chain amino acid transaminase: MAFDGTGKVWMNGKLVEWANATIHVASHVVHYGSAVFEGARCYRTPRGSAFFRLDAHMRRLYDSAKIYRMDYGIDREAMTQGVVDVVQANALEACYIRPIIYRGYKELGVNPRNCPVDGAVLVWEWGAYLGPEALEQGVDVCVSSWARSAPNTFPAMAKSAANYANSQLIKMEAMLGGFSEGIALDPEGHVSEGSGQNLFLVRDEIVYTPPVSASVLPGITRDSVITLAQDAGFEVREQDLPREMLYIADELFFTGTAAEITPIRTVDRIQIGSGRRGPVTTVLQNAFFDYVNGAVPDTHDWLQLVEIPTRQR; the protein is encoded by the coding sequence ATGGCCTTCGATGGCACCGGCAAGGTGTGGATGAACGGGAAGCTCGTGGAGTGGGCGAACGCCACCATTCACGTCGCCTCCCACGTCGTCCACTACGGCTCGGCCGTCTTCGAAGGCGCACGCTGCTACAGAACTCCGAGAGGATCGGCGTTCTTCCGCCTCGACGCGCACATGCGCCGGCTGTACGACTCCGCGAAGATCTATCGGATGGACTACGGCATCGATCGCGAGGCGATGACCCAGGGGGTCGTCGACGTCGTCCAGGCCAACGCGCTCGAAGCCTGCTACATCCGGCCGATCATCTATCGCGGCTACAAAGAGCTCGGCGTGAATCCGCGCAACTGTCCGGTGGACGGCGCGGTTCTCGTGTGGGAGTGGGGCGCCTATCTCGGTCCGGAGGCGCTCGAGCAGGGCGTGGACGTGTGCGTCAGCTCCTGGGCGCGCAGCGCGCCGAACACCTTCCCCGCGATGGCCAAGTCCGCCGCCAACTACGCGAACTCGCAGCTCATCAAGATGGAGGCCATGCTCGGCGGGTTCTCCGAGGGCATCGCGCTCGATCCGGAGGGTCACGTGAGCGAAGGCAGCGGGCAGAACCTGTTCCTCGTCCGCGACGAGATCGTGTACACGCCGCCCGTGTCGGCGTCCGTGCTGCCCGGGATCACGCGCGACAGCGTCATCACGCTGGCGCAGGATGCGGGGTTCGAGGTGCGCGAGCAGGATCTGCCCCGCGAGATGCTGTACATCGCCGACGAGCTGTTCTTCACCGGCACCGCGGCGGAGATCACGCCCATCCGAACGGTCGACCGGATCCAGATCGGCAGCGGCCGGCGCGGCCCCGTCACCACGGTGCTGCAGAACGCCTTCTTCGACTACGTGAACGGCGCCGTGCCTGACACCCACGACTGGCTCCAGTTGGTCGAGATCCCGACGCGGCAGCGATAG
- a CDS encoding PilT/PilU family type 4a pilus ATPase yields MTFDQLIAAASASRASDIHLRAGHAPLVRLNGVLQRWSSVAPLTPGHLEAIASRLLPPIHQERLQTKLEVDVAWQAPGNVRVRASVFRQRGTIAVSMRLIPEKIPPIEQLGLPSAVVKLAQETRGLVLVTGVTGSGKSTTLAALIDLINRTRAEHVLTIEDPIEFVHKDARAVVTQREIGFDTPSYASGLRAALRQDPDVILIGEMRDQETIETALVAAETGHLVFSTLHTLDAPETINRIVAVFPPHQQDQIRTQLARVLRAAVSQRLLPRADGQGRVLAAEVLVSTPYIRDCIVDRDKTSLIADAIVAGGSEYGMQSFDQAILGLCQQQLVTVEEAERWVTNVEEFRMRLRGITPGTAAAVAMGSMTGSLQRFGA; encoded by the coding sequence ATGACTTTCGATCAGCTCATCGCCGCCGCCAGCGCCAGCCGCGCTTCCGACATCCACCTGCGCGCCGGGCACGCCCCGCTCGTCCGGCTGAACGGCGTGCTGCAGCGCTGGTCGTCGGTCGCGCCGCTGACGCCCGGCCACCTCGAGGCGATCGCCTCCCGTTTGCTGCCGCCCATCCACCAGGAGCGGCTCCAGACCAAGCTCGAAGTCGACGTGGCGTGGCAGGCCCCGGGCAACGTGCGCGTCCGGGCGAGCGTCTTCCGGCAGCGCGGCACGATCGCCGTGTCGATGCGTCTCATCCCCGAGAAGATCCCGCCGATCGAACAGCTCGGTCTGCCCTCGGCCGTCGTCAAGCTCGCGCAAGAGACGCGGGGACTCGTGCTCGTGACCGGCGTCACGGGCAGCGGCAAGAGCACGACGCTCGCCGCGCTCATCGATCTCATCAACCGCACGCGTGCCGAGCACGTGCTGACGATCGAAGATCCCATCGAGTTCGTCCACAAGGACGCCAGAGCGGTCGTGACGCAGCGCGAGATCGGCTTCGACACGCCGTCCTACGCGTCGGGCCTCCGGGCCGCCCTGCGGCAGGATCCCGACGTCATCCTCATCGGTGAAATGCGAGATCAGGAGACGATCGAGACGGCGCTCGTCGCGGCCGAGACCGGCCACCTCGTGTTCTCGACGCTCCACACGCTCGACGCCCCCGAAACGATCAACCGCATCGTCGCGGTCTTCCCGCCGCACCAGCAGGATCAGATCCGCACCCAGCTCGCCCGCGTGCTGCGCGCGGCCGTCTCGCAGCGTCTGCTGCCCCGTGCCGACGGGCAGGGCCGGGTGCTGGCCGCCGAGGTGCTCGTGTCCACGCCCTACATCCGCGACTGCATCGTGGATCGCGACAAGACGTCGCTCATCGCCGACGCGATCGTCGCCGGCGGCTCCGAGTACGGCATGCAGAGCTTCGATCAGGCAATCCTGGGCCTCTGTCAGCAGCAGCTCGTGACCGTCGAGGAAGCCGAACGCTGGGTGACGAACGTTGAAGAGTTCCGCATGCGGCTCCGGGGCATCACGCCGGGCACGGCGGCTGCCGTCGCCATGGGCAGCATGACCGGCAGCCTGCAGCGCTTCGGGGCCTGA
- a CDS encoding regulatory protein RecX — translation MGRRDLTAAELTAKLTDQGYAPSDVTDVVQRLIDEHAVDDRRTAAAYAETAARIKGRGRLRIRRELEARGISRSVIEDVLRQAAPADDELAAIRQYLTRKRLTERSSPAERRRVFQQLLRRGFPPETIRKVLRDEPDADD, via the coding sequence TTGGGCCGCCGTGACCTAACGGCCGCGGAGCTGACCGCGAAGCTGACGGACCAGGGCTATGCGCCCTCCGACGTCACGGACGTCGTCCAGCGGCTGATCGACGAGCACGCCGTCGACGATCGGCGCACTGCCGCGGCGTATGCGGAAACGGCCGCGCGTATCAAAGGGCGGGGCCGGCTGCGCATCCGTCGCGAGTTGGAGGCGCGCGGCATCAGTCGAAGCGTGATCGAGGATGTCCTCCGTCAGGCGGCGCCGGCCGACGATGAGCTCGCCGCCATCAGGCAGTACCTCACCCGGAAGCGCTTGACCGAGCGCTCGTCGCCCGCCGAGCGCCGGCGCGTCTTCCAGCAATTGCTCCGCCGTGGGTTCCCTCCAGAGACCATTCGCAAGGTGCTTCGCGACGAGCCCGACGCCGACGACTGA